A DNA window from Polynucleobacter sp. AP-Titi-500A-B4 contains the following coding sequences:
- a CDS encoding RDD family protein: MTPAELNVLPSPNFWRRVFCCLYEQLVLLGVIAFTFLLPNLGLGILFGVALPSWLTFIYLYAVLGVYFVWYWTKSGQTLAMQTWRIRMISHGGLHLTKRQAIWRYIYGSLWIIPCVLLQWIFHLEKWQIIEMLFAVALFIWPLSIYLDRREPITRQSLPDRFAGSRLVELPKNLVKLS, from the coding sequence ATGACACCTGCTGAGTTAAACGTTTTACCTTCGCCCAATTTTTGGCGACGCGTTTTTTGTTGTCTTTATGAGCAACTGGTTTTATTGGGTGTAATTGCCTTTACCTTTTTATTGCCAAATTTAGGCTTAGGTATTTTGTTCGGTGTTGCACTCCCAAGCTGGCTCACATTCATTTACCTCTATGCTGTTCTCGGCGTTTATTTTGTTTGGTATTGGACCAAGTCTGGACAAACTCTGGCAATGCAAACTTGGCGAATCCGCATGATCAGTCACGGTGGATTGCATTTAACAAAGCGTCAAGCAATATGGCGCTACATCTATGGATCTCTCTGGATTATTCCATGCGTACTATTGCAATGGATATTTCATTTAGAGAAATGGCAAATTATTGAAATGCTATTTGCTGTGGCGCTATTCATTTGGCCACTGAGCATATATCTTGATCGTCGCGAACCCATCACTCGCCAAAGCCTGCCTGATCGTTTTGCTGGATCAAGGCTGGTAGAACTGCCTAAGAACTTAGTAAAGCTCTCCTAA
- a CDS encoding SDR family oxidoreductase produces MDLGIKGKVALVMASSRGLGQAMAVSLAREGVKVAVTGRSPEGLQKSVELIEAAGGVAMALNWDLSDSSVIDTLVSKVEKELGPIDILINNTGGPPPTPAAGQDPALWQKSFNDMVLSLIAITDRVLPGMRQRKWGRIITSTTSGAIAPIKNLAISNTLRAALLAWSKTLAAEVASEGITVNVIMPGRVATDRLRQLDEARAKREATSYEEVVKASLRQIPMGRYGDPQEYGDAAAFLASQNASFITGTVMRIDGGQIQAI; encoded by the coding sequence ATGGATTTAGGTATCAAAGGTAAAGTTGCTTTAGTAATGGCTTCCAGTCGTGGCTTAGGTCAAGCCATGGCGGTATCTCTTGCTCGTGAAGGCGTAAAGGTTGCAGTTACAGGACGCAGTCCTGAGGGATTGCAAAAGTCTGTTGAGTTGATTGAGGCTGCCGGCGGCGTTGCTATGGCACTAAATTGGGACTTGTCTGATTCTTCCGTAATCGATACCTTGGTTTCTAAAGTAGAAAAAGAGCTTGGCCCCATCGATATCTTGATTAATAACACTGGTGGACCTCCTCCAACGCCTGCTGCTGGTCAAGACCCAGCGCTTTGGCAAAAGAGTTTTAACGACATGGTGTTGTCATTGATTGCTATTACTGATCGTGTTCTACCAGGAATGCGTCAGCGTAAGTGGGGTCGCATTATCACGAGCACAACCTCAGGGGCAATTGCTCCCATTAAGAACCTCGCGATTTCTAATACATTGCGTGCCGCCTTATTGGCTTGGTCTAAAACCTTGGCCGCAGAAGTGGCTAGCGAGGGTATTACTGTTAACGTGATCATGCCTGGTCGTGTTGCTACTGATCGTTTGCGCCAGTTGGATGAGGCTAGGGCAAAACGTGAAGCGACTTCCTATGAAGAGGTGGTTAAAGCGAGCTTGCGACAAATTCCGATGGGGCGCTATGGTGATCCACAAGAGTATGGGGATGCAGCTGCATTTTTAGCTAGCCAGAACGCTTCTTTTATTACTGGTACTGTCATGCGGATTGATGGCGGCCAGATTCAGGCAATTTGA
- a CDS encoding membrane integrity-associated transporter subunit PqiC translates to MIKYLLSFAIASALMACSLPSRAPVTPASWMVAPERTGAPLKVRSDFWLKVGTVSVAPPFDGKSLVYRLSDQRYEKDFYNVYSAIPSEMIANSEREWLNKAGIFSATVGLNSSFFAYYTLQATVSDFYGDYRVKPEAVVSVEFFLTVTNAGKGNPLIGANRYTKRVALKDNTPEALVSGQQQALAEIFKQYEEQLYKYAGNLPKPMGQ, encoded by the coding sequence ATGATTAAATATTTACTTTCATTCGCGATTGCTAGCGCCTTGATGGCGTGTTCTTTGCCAAGCCGTGCGCCAGTAACGCCAGCTAGCTGGATGGTTGCACCAGAGCGAACCGGAGCGCCCCTTAAAGTGCGCTCCGACTTTTGGTTAAAAGTGGGCACTGTTAGTGTTGCACCACCTTTTGATGGCAAATCTTTGGTTTATCGCCTCTCAGACCAGCGTTACGAAAAAGATTTTTATAACGTCTATTCAGCAATCCCATCAGAGATGATTGCTAACTCAGAACGTGAATGGCTGAATAAAGCTGGAATCTTTTCTGCAACAGTGGGTCTGAACTCCAGCTTCTTTGCTTATTACACTCTGCAAGCAACTGTGAGCGACTTTTATGGCGACTATCGTGTCAAACCAGAAGCAGTTGTCAGTGTTGAGTTCTTCCTCACTGTCACCAATGCTGGCAAAGGTAATCCTTTGATTGGTGCAAATCGCTACACCAAGCGAGTTGCGCTTAAAGACAATACGCCTGAGGCGCTTGTCTCAGGTCAGCAACAAGCTCTTGCTGAAATCTTTAAGCAATACGAAGAGCAGCTTTATAAATATGCTGGTAATTTACCGAAGCCTATGGGGCAGTAA
- a CDS encoding ABC transporter permease has translation MRSLQQDLRSKELKWLLVALIVSVSALTSVSFLADRMHRAFEFDARQLLASDLLIAADHPLPEQLIEQAQSQQLQTAQTVVFPSMATVGTYSKLASLKAVSAEYPLRGSLQVEQDNSQYQSTTPASGSVYVEPALLNNLHAKLGDSLRLGDRQFVIAGVLKRELDRGAGFMNFAPRVMMSLDDLKSTGLIGLGSRVTYRLLLAGPDDRIAAYQQWANRYIEAQNLRGLRIESLDNAQPAMRKTLERAEQFLSLIALLTAMIAAVAIALSARRYMVGQADACAALKCFGATRGVILKKQVKTLLMLGVIAAIAGSCLGYLVQELLTGLLGNLLVGNLPTISIAPVLWSILFTWFLLFGFAGPPLLSLAKVSPMRLIRKEFEMATLATAWVTLLAVICCGILIWVAARDWKLALWVGLSFAGAIILFSTFARLFLALLSQLSTKNFALHFTINAMSRRSGFAVMQIAALGIAIMAILMILLLRQDLLSAWQGNIPPDAPNRFMINIQGDQKADITKALESGGVSKPEFYPMIRGRLVELNGRDISSANYSEENAKRLIDREFNLSYTEQLPLGNRIVSGQWFAGDSPQVSMETGIAKTLKLKLGDQITFEVAGEKVSAPITSLRKLDWGSMRVNFFVIMPPSQLSKMPQSWITSYYQNPNKEALDFELSQAYPNLTLVDVSASLQQIQEVLNKLSAALGLLFAFTIIAAILVLIAAIAATQDERFRNAALLKAMGASRSVLTQIARIELLVIGLTAGLLAGIASGVAAWALGRYVMEIEFNAFTQSILMGLAFGVTASLVAGYRFQNRIQGATAVECLREA, from the coding sequence TTGAGAAGCTTGCAGCAAGATCTTCGCTCAAAAGAGCTGAAGTGGTTACTGGTAGCGCTCATCGTTTCGGTGAGTGCACTGACTAGTGTCAGCTTTTTGGCAGACCGGATGCATCGAGCATTTGAATTTGATGCTCGGCAGCTACTCGCTTCAGACTTATTGATTGCTGCCGATCACCCTTTACCAGAGCAATTGATTGAGCAGGCTCAAAGCCAACAGCTGCAGACTGCACAAACAGTTGTATTTCCCAGCATGGCTACTGTCGGTACTTACAGTAAGTTGGCCTCTCTCAAAGCGGTAAGTGCTGAATATCCTTTGCGGGGATCCTTGCAAGTAGAGCAAGATAATTCACAATATCAATCAACAACACCTGCTAGCGGCTCTGTTTATGTAGAGCCGGCTTTATTAAATAATTTACATGCCAAGCTTGGCGATTCTTTGCGCTTAGGCGATCGCCAGTTTGTCATAGCAGGAGTCTTAAAACGCGAGCTAGATCGAGGCGCAGGCTTTATGAATTTTGCACCTCGCGTCATGATGAGCTTGGATGACCTCAAATCGACGGGCTTAATCGGTCTTGGTAGTCGAGTGACCTATCGATTGTTGTTAGCGGGTCCCGATGATCGTATCGCCGCATATCAACAGTGGGCTAATCGCTATATCGAAGCACAAAATTTGCGCGGACTACGAATTGAGTCCTTAGACAATGCGCAACCGGCGATGCGGAAAACTTTAGAAAGGGCAGAGCAGTTTTTATCCCTGATTGCTTTACTCACTGCCATGATTGCCGCTGTAGCGATCGCATTATCAGCAAGACGCTATATGGTTGGACAGGCTGATGCCTGTGCGGCATTAAAGTGTTTTGGTGCTACTAGAGGGGTAATACTCAAAAAACAAGTTAAGACATTATTAATGCTTGGCGTTATTGCAGCCATCGCGGGGTCATGCTTAGGCTATCTTGTTCAAGAGTTGCTCACAGGCCTATTGGGCAATCTCTTGGTAGGAAATTTACCTACGATCTCTATTGCTCCTGTTCTATGGAGTATTTTGTTTACTTGGTTTTTGCTCTTTGGATTCGCTGGGCCACCGCTGCTCAGTTTGGCAAAGGTTTCACCGATGCGCTTAATTCGAAAAGAATTTGAGATGGCTACATTAGCTACTGCATGGGTGACTTTATTGGCGGTTATCTGTTGCGGGATTCTCATTTGGGTTGCTGCGCGGGATTGGAAGCTGGCGCTTTGGGTTGGACTAAGTTTTGCTGGTGCAATTATCTTGTTCTCCACATTTGCGCGCTTATTCTTAGCGCTTCTTTCGCAATTGAGCACAAAAAACTTTGCATTACATTTCACCATCAATGCCATGAGTCGTAGGTCTGGATTTGCAGTGATGCAGATTGCTGCTCTCGGAATTGCCATCATGGCCATTCTCATGATTCTCTTATTGCGCCAGGATTTATTAAGCGCCTGGCAAGGCAATATTCCACCTGATGCCCCAAACCGCTTCATGATCAATATACAGGGAGACCAAAAGGCGGACATTACTAAAGCACTGGAATCTGGCGGCGTCTCAAAACCTGAGTTCTATCCCATGATCAGGGGGCGCTTAGTTGAGCTTAATGGTCGAGATATCTCATCGGCAAATTATTCCGAGGAAAATGCCAAGCGCCTAATTGATCGCGAATTTAATCTCTCCTATACAGAGCAATTGCCTTTAGGTAATCGAATTGTTTCTGGGCAATGGTTTGCAGGAGATAGTCCACAAGTCTCCATGGAGACTGGTATAGCCAAGACCCTCAAGCTGAAGTTGGGTGATCAAATTACTTTTGAGGTGGCCGGGGAGAAGGTTAGCGCCCCCATTACCTCATTGCGTAAGTTAGATTGGGGATCGATGCGCGTGAACTTCTTTGTGATCATGCCACCATCGCAATTAAGTAAGATGCCGCAGTCTTGGATTACTTCTTACTATCAAAATCCAAATAAGGAGGCTTTAGATTTTGAGTTAAGCCAAGCTTATCCAAATCTGACTCTGGTGGATGTATCGGCCTCATTGCAGCAAATTCAGGAAGTGCTTAATAAGTTATCGGCAGCCCTAGGTTTGCTATTTGCCTTTACTATCATTGCTGCCATTTTGGTGTTGATTGCTGCGATTGCGGCAACCCAAGATGAACGCTTTAGAAATGCTGCTTTGTTAAAGGCCATGGGTGCATCTCGCAGTGTATTGACGCAAATCGCCAGAATTGAATTACTGGTCATTGGTCTTACTGCGGGCTTATTAGCTGGAATTGCTTCTGGTGTTGCAGCATGGGCCCTAGGTCGTTATGTCATGGAAATTGAATTTAATGCCTTTACTCAATCAATATTGATGGGGCTTGCCTTTGGTGTAACGGCATCCTTAGTTGCAGGATATCGCTTTCAGAATCGCATTCAAGGTGCTACTGCCGTGGAGTGCCTGCGAGAGGCCTAA
- a CDS encoding DUF3106 domain-containing protein, giving the protein MLRSLKSLIHQALLVTTALMLLSSAPLTLAQTSSGAPHGKTAAIPAKTPDGTWDGLNPTQQKILAPLESDWDYMAPDSRKKWIYVSNIYPKMSPLDQERLQSRMASWSNLSQKDRRLARENYLASLKFPAEKKAEAWSAYQKLTDEQKKKLADMETKKKPNAINAPTLQQHTIKQDTTPPPPVAKPRAIIPEATPAPASTESQ; this is encoded by the coding sequence ATGCTTCGATCATTGAAGTCACTTATTCATCAAGCGTTGTTGGTGACAACAGCGCTGATGTTGCTATCCAGCGCACCTCTCACTCTTGCCCAAACATCAAGCGGCGCACCCCATGGAAAAACAGCGGCGATACCCGCCAAGACACCCGATGGAACTTGGGATGGATTGAACCCTACGCAGCAAAAAATTCTGGCACCACTAGAAAGCGATTGGGACTATATGGCTCCTGATAGCCGTAAGAAATGGATTTATGTTTCTAACATCTACCCCAAGATGAGCCCACTAGATCAAGAGCGCCTCCAATCACGTATGGCTAGCTGGTCTAATCTCTCTCAAAAAGATCGTCGCCTTGCACGTGAAAATTATTTAGCCAGCCTGAAGTTTCCTGCCGAGAAAAAAGCAGAAGCCTGGAGCGCTTATCAAAAGCTGACCGATGAGCAAAAGAAAAAATTAGCGGATATGGAGACAAAGAAGAAACCTAACGCTATCAATGCCCCCACCTTACAGCAACACACCATCAAGCAGGATACGACTCCACCGCCACCAGTTGCAAAGCCTAGGGCAATCATTCCTGAAGCAACGCCTGCTCCCGCCAGCACAGAGTCTCAATAA
- a CDS encoding tripartite tricarboxylate transporter substrate binding protein BugE, translating to MKLFFSRTIISGVFTGLLLSVGLVSVVQAQNFPTKPIRLIVPFAPGGSTDIIARAVGDALGRQLGQPVIVENKAGGGGSVGALEVMRAPKDGYTIGMATVSTTAANPAINPKIGYDPITDFTPISNIAATPNIIAVNPAFPAKDFKTFMEVLKANPGKYSYSSSGTGGIGHLQTELFKSLTGVFIVHIPYRGAGPALADTVGGQVSMIFDNLPSSLPFIKDGKLVPIVVAAPKRLAQLPNVPTFSEVGLAPVNRMAYYGFLGPVGMPKDVVDKYYAALKVVTNDPAVKKRIEDTGSIINVNGPEAFAKEIKAEYMVYKEVVAKQKLVLD from the coding sequence ATGAAATTGTTTTTTTCTAGAACCATAATTAGTGGCGTATTTACGGGACTTTTACTGAGCGTGGGTTTAGTCTCGGTCGTGCAAGCACAAAATTTTCCAACTAAGCCCATTCGCTTAATCGTACCTTTTGCTCCTGGCGGCAGTACAGACATCATTGCGCGTGCCGTAGGTGATGCGCTAGGCCGTCAATTGGGGCAGCCTGTTATTGTCGAGAACAAAGCGGGGGGCGGTGGTTCTGTAGGTGCCCTTGAAGTGATGCGTGCTCCTAAAGATGGTTATACGATTGGTATGGCAACGGTATCGACTACCGCAGCTAATCCTGCAATCAATCCAAAGATTGGTTATGATCCGATCACAGATTTCACGCCCATTAGTAATATCGCTGCAACACCAAACATCATTGCCGTAAATCCAGCATTTCCAGCAAAAGACTTTAAGACCTTTATGGAAGTCTTAAAAGCTAATCCAGGTAAGTATTCTTATTCCAGCTCTGGTACAGGTGGTATAGGCCACCTTCAAACAGAATTATTTAAAAGTTTGACGGGCGTATTTATTGTCCACATTCCGTATCGTGGAGCAGGGCCAGCATTGGCTGATACTGTTGGCGGTCAAGTTTCAATGATTTTTGATAACTTGCCTTCTTCATTGCCATTCATTAAAGACGGTAAGCTTGTTCCGATTGTGGTTGCAGCGCCAAAGCGTCTAGCGCAATTGCCAAATGTTCCAACTTTTTCTGAAGTTGGCCTAGCTCCAGTCAATCGCATGGCGTACTACGGATTTTTAGGACCCGTAGGCATGCCTAAGGATGTGGTCGATAAGTATTACGCCGCACTAAAAGTCGTTACCAATGATCCTGCTGTAAAAAAACGCATTGAAGATACCGGTTCTATCATTAACGTCAATGGACCAGAAGCTTTCGCGAAAGAGATTAAAGCTGAGTACATGGTTTACAAAGAAGTGGTTGCCAAGCAAAAATTGGTTCTGGATTAA
- a CDS encoding MlaD family protein, which yields MSNNSNPNYFRLGVFVLGAIGVLIAVILIFGSGQLFKKSFMIETYIKQSVTGLDTGASVRFRGVKIGQVTFIGLSGDIYEDNIPFHDRKQYVVVRMQILGETVNEELIQEFVKNNLRAQVKSQGITGVNYIEFNFTPVAQAYPPLPYEWRPKYPVIPSLPNQADQIIEGIQKLIDGMNQINIDGTQKKFDTLLGNLNSLMAGDGKGNQGLINSVKDMNVILERIAKVTDKEELSILMRELVGSMVALRQTITSIQGDTQLTIENLKQTSEQLNEFSRIASQSPSSLIWGEPPPKITPPMNGSQAPSGATK from the coding sequence ATGAGTAATAACTCCAATCCAAATTATTTCCGCTTAGGCGTTTTTGTACTGGGCGCCATCGGTGTTCTCATTGCTGTGATATTGATTTTTGGCTCTGGCCAATTATTTAAAAAATCATTCATGATTGAGACCTATATCAAGCAATCGGTAACGGGCTTAGATACGGGAGCCTCTGTTAGATTTAGGGGGGTGAAGATTGGCCAAGTTACCTTTATTGGCTTATCTGGAGATATCTATGAAGACAATATCCCTTTTCATGATCGTAAGCAGTATGTTGTAGTGCGTATGCAGATCCTCGGTGAAACCGTTAACGAGGAGCTCATTCAAGAGTTTGTTAAAAATAACCTACGCGCTCAGGTCAAGTCACAGGGTATTACCGGCGTGAACTACATTGAATTTAATTTCACGCCAGTTGCGCAAGCCTATCCACCTTTGCCCTATGAGTGGAGGCCGAAATATCCTGTTATTCCTTCTTTGCCAAACCAGGCAGATCAAATTATTGAAGGCATTCAAAAGCTAATCGATGGCATGAACCAAATTAACATTGATGGTACTCAGAAGAAATTTGATACGCTGCTCGGAAACCTCAACTCTTTGATGGCGGGAGATGGCAAGGGCAACCAAGGACTCATTAATTCTGTAAAGGATATGAACGTCATTCTTGAGCGTATCGCAAAGGTCACAGATAAAGAAGAGCTCAGTATTCTGATGCGTGAATTGGTGGGCTCTATGGTTGCTTTGCGTCAAACAATTACCAGTATTCAAGGGGATACTCAGCTAACAATTGAGAATCTCAAACAAACCAGCGAGCAACTGAACGAATTTAGTCGCATTGCAAGTCAATCACCATCCAGTTTAATTTGGGGTGAACCGCCTCCAAAAATTACGCCACCGATGAATGGCTCTCAAGCGCCATCAGGAGCTACTAAATGA